One window from the genome of Magnolia sinica isolate HGM2019 chromosome 4, MsV1, whole genome shotgun sequence encodes:
- the LOC131242768 gene encoding probable protein phosphatase 2C 74, whose amino-acid sequence MIDLAEFLWSFSLISLILHTLPVLREAVSMALSSSSASSSSSSPTFSWAGLRSPVFAPKSVIFAPVNRQQESSGKETNPIEDSRFELPTLASGGPVLVSCSEKCLRENSCSWPLDHVAGGITFATEKNQQENLHCGSHEEESSMRDDATFAASECPRKKMVSMPQGFNSPATSKVVEVNVLGKVRKRPARIAIPESYRSSVFDEVSVDLGEKEFQAEGRDFYMVSRRGGRKAMEDGYGVITDVLGDSKQAFFGVFDGHGGRAAVDYVTEKLGQNIITAIRNLEEAEDQVQQAIRAGYLTTDKEFLSQGVSSGACASTVFLKDGELHVANVGDCRVVLSRNGIANALTRDHRPESEDERIRIENSGGYVNCCNGVWRVQGSLAVSRAIGDVHLKDWIISEPETNQLRLTSDCEFLIIASDGLWEKVTNQEAVDVVMRHKNSIESCKTLVDISSSRGCKDDITVMVVYLQNFTETCD is encoded by the exons ATGATAGATTTGGCTGAATTTCTATGGagtttctctctcatttctctcatcttGCACACTCTACCAGTCCTTAGAGAGGCTGTCTCCATGGCTCTAAGCTCTAGTTCtgcttcttcatcatcttcttctcctACTTTCTCATGGGCAGGCCTTCGATCACCAGTGTTCGCTCCGAAAAGTGTGATTTTCGCACCTGTGAATCGCCAGCAAGAAAGTTCAGGTAAAGAAACAAACCCAATTGAGGATTCGAGATTTGAGCTACCCACCTTGGCTTCCGGAGGCCCGGTTCTTGTATCATGTTCTGAGAAGTGCCTGCGAGAGAATTCATGTTCCTGGCCACTCGATCACGTGGCAGGAGGTATAACTTTCGCCACGGAGAAAAACCAACAAGAGAATTTACATTGTGGAAGCCACGAAGAGGAGAGTTCCATGAGAGATGATGCTACTTTTGCAGCAAGCGAGTGTCCACGAAAGAAAATGGTTTCTATGCCTCAAGGATTTAATTCTCCGGCAACAAGCAAAGTGGTAGAAGTTAATGTCCTCGGCAAGGTGAGGAAAAGGCCGGCAAGGATTGCCATACCAGAGTCTTACCGAAGTTCAGTTTTTGATGAAGTGAGTGTAGATTTGGGTGAGAAGGAATTTCAAGCTGAAGGGAGAGATTTCTATATGGTATCTAGGAGAGGAGGGAGGAAGGCCATGGAAGATGGCTATGGTGTTATAACAGATGTTTTAGGAGACTCCAAACAG GCGTTTTTTGGTGTTTTTGACGGGCACGGAGGGCGTGCAGCCGTGGACTATGTCACTGAGAAGCTGGGACAGAATATTATAACAGCTATTAGGAATCTAGAAGAGGCAGAAGACCAAGTACAACAAGCAATTAGGGCAGGCTACTTGACCACAGATAAGGAGTTTCTTAGTCAG GGCGTGAGTAGTGGAGCTTGCGCATCCACTGTGTTTCTGAAGGATGGGGAGTTACATGTAGCTAATGTCGGTGATTGTAGAGTGGTTTTGAGTAGGAATGGCATAGCGAATGCACTCACGAGGGACCACCGCCCCGAGAGTGAAGATGAGCGGATTCGGATTGAGAACTCG GGAGGTTACGTCAACTGCTGCAATGGTGTCTGGAGAGTTCAAGGTTCACTCGCAGTTTCTCGAGCGATCGGAGATGTTCATTTAAAGGACTGGATAATTTCAGAGCCAGAAACTAATCAGCTTCGGCTAACATCGGATTGCGAGTTTTTGATAATTGCTTCTGATGGGTTGTGGGAAAAG GTAACTAATCAGGAGGCAGTTGATGTGGTGATGAGACACAAAAACTCCATTGAATCTTGCAAAACGCTGGTAGATATTTCTTCAAGTAGAGGCTGCAAGGATGATATAACAGTCATGGTGGTCTACTTACAAAACTTCACAGAAACCTGTGATTAA